Proteins found in one Sphaeramia orbicularis chromosome 8, fSphaOr1.1, whole genome shotgun sequence genomic segment:
- the LOC115424848 gene encoding extracellular serine/threonine protein kinase FAM20C-like, whose amino-acid sequence MVRRVMGRSTRSIYLSLACLSLALHILLAFFCLSVLQTACVPPTSSSSSSVSSSIPRKDTHHHQLVSNSSSSLKPSPSSHEEQHKLNASTLRHKWKDSRFGEEKEGEKKPSRGGNGIQKVRDQSKLEALFKHPLYNLPHPELQEDDWLLRVKTDDEVKETKSEEKEEEEEEEEEEKEEEDGFTSDSEWKSINEEKGYDKVTWTRDMDTHPPWLRFHLGITRWELYDRKDPTLVQVMDYMATQRILSTVQKTGGTQLKLLISFPNYGEALAKPMKQSRDAETDVNLFYFSDFERHNAEIAAFHLDRVLGFNRIPPVVGRLINVTREIRDITTDHKLSRTFFISPVGNVCFHGVCDYYCTTEHPVCGRPHALEVSLAAMLPDLTLAPRRSWRSPWRRSYSRTKQAQWETNPAYCDKVKDTPPYNQGTRLVDLIDMAILDFLMSNMDRHHYETFEKFGNETFLLHLDNGRAFGRHSRDEPSILAPLQQCCRIRRSTLLRLHLLSSPSFRLSDVMRESLAEDPLSTVASLLSEPHLHALDRRLAAVLQVVQKCQDLHKDVIYNDMGEYDQLLKE is encoded by the exons ATGGTGAGACGCGTCATGGGCAGATCCACTCGCTCCATCTACCTCAGTCTGGCATGTCTGTCCCTTGCCCTCCACATCCTTCTGgcgtttttctgtctttctgtcctgcaGACAGCCTGTGTccctcccacctcctcctcctcctcctcggtcTCTTCCTCCATTCCGAGAAAAGACACTCACCACCATCAGCTGGTGTCcaactcttcctcctctttgAAACCCTCCCCCTCCTCACATGAAGAGCAGCACAAACTGAATGCCAGCACATTACGTCACAAATGGAAAGACTCGAGATTCGGTGAAGAAAAAGAGGGAGAAAAGAAACCAAGCAGAGGTGGAAATGGGATTCAAAAGGTCAGGGATCAGTCGAAGCTTGAGGCGCTGTTCAAGCACCCTTTATACAATCTGCCACATCCAGAGCTGCAAGAAGATGATTGGCTGCTAAGGGTGAAGACAGATGATGAGGTAAAAGAGACAAAGagtgaggaaaaggaggaggaggaggaggaggaggaagaagagaaggaagaagaggacgGTTTCACTTCTGACAGTGAGTG GAAGAGTATAAACGAGGAGAAAGGCTACGACAAAGTCACATGGACACGGGACATGGACACCCACCCACCTTGGCTTCGATTTCACCTGGGCATCACTCGCTGGGAGCTATACGACAGGAAGGACCCCACCCTGGTCCAGGTGATGGACTACATGGCAACACAGCGGATCCTCAGCACTG TTCAGAAAACAGGAGGCACCCAGCTCAAACTGCTCATATCATTTCCAAACTATGGAGAAGCTCTGGCCAAACCAATGAA ACAATCCAGAGATGCAGAGACAGATGTCAACCTCTTCTACTTCTCTGACTTTGAAAGACACAATGCAGAGATCGCAGCCTTTCACCTTGACAG AGTGCTGGGCTTTAACAGAATCCCTCCAGTGGTCGGCCGGCTAATCAATGTCACCAGAGAGATCAGAGACATCACCACAGACCACAAGTTGTCTCGAACTTTCTTCATTTCCCCTG TGGGCAATGTGTGTTTCCACGGTGTGTGTGACTACTACTGCACAACTGAGCATCCTGTGTGTGGGCGGCCTCATGCACTGGAGGTGTCCCTGGCTGCCATGCTCCCTGACCTCACCCTCGCTCCGCGCAGGTCCTGGAGGTCACCATGGAGAAGGTCCTACAGTCGCACCAAGCAGGCACA GTGGGAGACGAACCCAGCCTACTGCGACAAAGTAAAAGACACGCCTCCTTACAACCAAGGCACCAGATTGGTGGATCTGATAGATATGGCTATTCTGGACTTTCTAATGA GTAACATGGACAGACATCACTATGAGACGTTCGAGAAATTCGGAAATGAGACTTTTCTGCTGCATTTGGATAACGGGCGGGC GTTTGGGCGTCACTCTCGGGATGAGCCGTCTATTCTAGCTCCTTTACAACAGTgctgcag GATCCGTCGCTCCACCCTCCTCCGCCTGCACCTTTTGTCCAGTCCGAGCTTCCGTTTGAGTGACGTCATGCGGGAGTCGTTGGCTGAGGACCCTCTGTCCACAGTGGCCTCTCTCCTCTCTGAACCACACCTGCATGCTTTGGACCGACGCCTCGCTGCTGTCCTGCAGGTGGTGCAGAAGTGTCAGGACCTCCACAAGGATGTCATTTACAACGACATGGGAGAATATGATCAACTGTTAAAGGAATAA